Proteins encoded within one genomic window of Sebastes fasciatus isolate fSebFas1 chromosome 18, fSebFas1.pri, whole genome shotgun sequence:
- the cebpz gene encoding CCAAT/enhancer-binding protein zeta, with protein sequence MAAKNKQRRKPRASFKETLQTEDRDMEADNSGGEEEEDQVDDGGEEADGGEEGGKREEEEFSLDEVLRLGGTRAEYIQLAALNDTNELVDGGKKGAIDDLEEGELEKFIAKLGIRAFAGLQSIPDEPEGDAAVSGGEKESKKTKAKKASEEQTSNANAPQKVNNKQEVEDKPKAKKTKDGGKKKQNVNVFEFQQRSVLLVKPGGKWFDLEYAAEGSSTSQDSSLVNQYKALAQQLFEADVALYKSKKNLQKGANSNWMKTVVSSGVLADRMAAMTVLIQDAPVHTLEHVENLVSMVKKKGSRRMGLMALDTLRELLLSNLLPENRKLRAFAQHPFDQLEEKASGNRDARDRRLILWYFEHHLKHHVAEFVAALDTVAHDTVAATKAKALATAHEMLCSRPEQERALLIQVVNKLGDPEYKTAAKASYLLESLLHKHPNMKVVVCCEVEHLMFRPNISAKAQYYAVCFLSQVMLSHDEADLAAKLITIYFSFFRACVKKKDIESKMLSVLLSGVNRAYPYAGVGDEKVKEQLDTLFKVVHLVKFNTAVQALMLLFQVMDSQQSVSDRYYVALYRKLLDSGLSSSSRQSMFLNLLYKSLKADIMLRRVKAFVKRLLQVSAEQNASFACGALFLVSEVMKAKPGLKILLQEGEDGEEEEFKDLAEENDDDEEERFVDADKLEDGASVVTEQAKPAASWVHHQNLEGGKREQNYNPLHRNPLFCGADHTTLWELQRLAVHFHPSVSLFAKTILQGGSIQYSGDPLQDFTLIRFLDRFVFRNPKQLKGKQNTDAAALMPKQRLRLHSIPVNCEEFLSKEESQIPVEEIFFHRFFKKRQQEKQLQNRRQRKDGDNESVEDVDDEEFEKLLDSCEGDSYFTEMEQQDLDFAGNVKSKVKGKKAAEDSDSDDSDMDDLDDEEMSLGSMDEEDFGDELEEEGGTFMDPDGGGGDEDDEEVPELEDDDAASDDEMKVPDITPRTKKGKRKSSEELVFSGSSGVKPGKKMKKGKKDAKMFASAEEFGSMLDENSGSKFDNIGINAMANTDKAGLKQLKWEAHRDDWIQGRDVKTLRRKKTMFNKKKTFGRPRAGGNKTLGNKKRKK encoded by the exons ATGGCGGCGAAAAACAAGCAGCGCAGGAAGCCTAGAGCGAGTTTTAAAGAGACTTTACAGACCGAAGACAGAGACATGGAGGCTGACAACagcggaggagaggaagaggaggatcagGTAGATGATGGAGGTGAAGAAGCTGATGGAGGTGAAGaaggagggaagagagaagaagaagagttcagTCTGGACGAGGTGTTGAGGCTGGGAGGAACTCGG GCCGAGTACATCCAGCTCGCCGCCCTGAACGACACCAACGAGCTCGTCGACGGAGGAAAGAAAGGAGCGATAGACGACCTGGAGGAGGGCGAGCTCGAGAAGTTCATCGCCAAACTGGGCATCCGGGCGTTCGCCGGACTGCAGTCCATTCCGGACGAGCCCGAGGGCGACGCCGCAGTGAGCGGCGGCGAGAAGGAAAGTAAAAAGACCAAAGCAAAGAAAGCATCAGAGGAGCAAACATCCAACGCCAACGCCCCGCAGAAAGTTAACAACAAGCAGGAAGTGGAGGACAAACCGAAGGCCAAGAAGACCAAAGACGGCGGGAAAAAGAAACAGAACGTGAACGTGTTTGAGTTCCAGCAGAGGTCGGTGCTGCTGGTCAAACCCGGCGGGAAGTGGTTCGACCTGGAATACGCCGCCGAGGGCTCGTCGACGTCGCAGGATTCCTCGCTGGTGAACCAGTACAAGGCGCTCGCCCAGCAGCTGTTTGAGGCCGACGTGGCGCTCTACAAGAGCAAGAAGAACCTGCAGAAAGGAGCCAACTCCAACTGGATGAAGACGGTCGTCTCCTCCGGCGTGCTGGCTGACAGGATGGCGGCCATGACGGTCCTGATCCAGGACGCTCCGGTACACACGCTGGAGCACGTGGAGAACCTGGTGTCCATGGTGAAGAAGAAGGGCAGCCGGCGGATGGGTCTGATGGCGCTGGACACGCTGCGGGAGCTGCTGCTGTCCAACCTGCTGCCGGAGAACAGGAAGCTCCGCGCCTTCGCCCAGCACCCGTTCGACCAGCTGGAGGAGAAGGCCAGCGGCAACCGCGACGCCCGCGACCGCCGCCTCATCCTCTGGTACTTCGAGCACCACCTGAAGCACCACGTGGCCGAGTTCGTGGCGGCTCTGGACACGGTGGCTCACGACACGGTGGCCGCCACCAAGGCGAAGGCGCTGGCCACCGCCCACGAGATGCTGTGCAGCCGCCCGGAGCAGGAGAGGGCGCTGCTCATCCAGGTGGTCAACAAGCTGGGAGACCCCGAGTACAAGACGGCGGCCAAAGCGTCGTACCTGCTGGAGTCGCTGCTGCACAAACACCCCAACATGAAGGTGGTGGTGTGCTGCGAGGTGGAGCACCTCATGTTCCGGCCCAACATCAGCGCCAAGGCGCAGTACTACGCCGTCTGCTTCCTCAGCCAGGTGATGCTGAGCCACGACGAGGCCGATCTCGCCGCCAAACTCATCACCATCTACTTCTCGTTCTTCCGCGCCTGCGTCAAGAAGAAGGACATCGAGTCGAAGATGCTGAGTGTGCTGCTGTCGGGCGTGAACAGGGCGTATCCGTACGCCGGCGTCGGAGACGAGAAGGTGAAGGAGCAGCTGGACACGCTGTTCAAAGTGGTTCATCTGGTGAAGTTCAACACGGCGGTGCAGGCGCTCATGCTGCTCTTCCAGGTGATGGACTCACAGCAGAGCGTCTCTGACCGATACTACGTGGCTCTGTACAG gaAGCTGCTGGACAGCGGGCTGTCGTCGTCCTCCAGACAGAGCATGTTCCTCAACCTGCTCTACAAGTCTCTGAAGGCCGACATCATGCTGCGGCGGGTCAAAGCCTTCGTGAAGCGACTGCTGCAGGTCAGCGCCGAGCAGAACGCCAGCTTCGCCTGCGGGGCGCTCTTCCTGGTGTCGGAGGTCATGAAGGCCAAACCGGGCCTCAAGATCCTGCTGCAGGAGGGCGAG gacggggaggaggaggagttcaaAGACCTCGCTGAAGAgaacgatgatgatgaagaggagcgCTTTGTGGACGCCGACAAACTGGAGGACGGAGCGAGTGTAGTGACAGAGCAGGCAAAGCCCGCTGCATCATGGGTACATCACCAGAACCTGGAAG gagggaagagagagcAGAACTACAACCCGCTGCACAGAAACCCCTTATTCTGCGGCGCCGACCACACGACTCTATGGGAGCTGCAGAGG cTCGCCGTTCACTTTCACCCGTCCGTGTCGCTGTTTGCAAAAACCATCCTGCAG GGAGGCTCCATCCAGTACTCCGGTGACCCGCTGCAGGACTTCACCCTCATCAGGTTCTTGGACCGTTTCGTCTTCAGAAACCCAAAACAGCTGAAAGGAAAAC AAAACACGGACGCTGCAGCGCTGATGCCCAAACAGAGATTACGTCTTCACTCGATACCAG TGAACTGTGAAGAGTTTCTGTCTAAAGAAGAGAGTCAGATCCCCGTCGAGGAAATCTTCTTCCATCG CTTCTTTAAGAAGCGTCAACAGGAGAAGCAGCTTCAGAATCGCCGGCAGCGAAAAGACGGCGATAACGAGAGCGTGGAGGACGTGGACGACGAGGAGTTTGAGAAACTGCTCG ATTCCTGTGAGGGAGACTCGTACTTCACTGAGATGGAACAACAGGATCTGGACTTTGCAGG TAATGTGAAGAGTAAAGTAAAAGGAAAGAAAGCCGCGGAGGACTCGGACTCGGACGACTCGGACATGGACGACCTGGACGACGAGGAGATGTCTCTGGGCAGCATGGACGAGGAAGACTTCGGAGACgagctggaggaggaaggagggacgTTCATGGATCCTGACGGAGGAGGTGGAGATGAAGACGATGAAGAAG TTCCGGAGCTGGAGGACGACGACGCTGCATCCG atgatGAGATGAAAGTTCCAGATATCACTCCTCGTACCAAGAAGGGGAAAAGGAAATCCTCCGAGGAGCTCGTCTTCTCTGGATCTTCAG GTGTGAAACCggggaagaagatgaagaaaggaaagaaagatgCGAAAATGTTTGCTTCTGCTGAAGAG TTCGGCTCCATGTTGGACGAGAATTCCGGTTCCAAGTTTGACAACATCGGAATTAACGCGATGGCCAACACCGACAAAGCAG
- the ndufaf7 gene encoding protein arginine methyltransferase NDUFAF7, mitochondrial, whose translation MRVCFGVKTQQLIRRVFSHHVNQSTTGRWRAAGTRLFCSPPTGEEKPRHSMLRHLTSKIKATGPIPVAEYMREVLTNPVTGYYVKNDMLGPDGDFITSPEISQIFGELLGVWIISEWMGAGRPKQLQLVELGPGKGSLASDVLRVFSQLMSVMGGASVSLHLVEVSPALSRLQAQILTGDRSREADAEDEPVYRRGETAGGLPVSWYRRLEDVPTGFSIFLAHEFFDALPIHKFQRTQKGWREVMVDIDPEKQDQLRFVVLPSPTLASSTLVQADERRGHVEVCADGGVVVQQLARRIQEVGGAALIADYGHDGTKTDTFRGFKSHRLHDVLSSPGSADLTADVDFSYLRRMAGGGVACLGPVTQRTFLKNMGIDSRMQVLLRNCSDESTRKQLIGSYDMLTDADKMGERFHFFGLLHPSRLAQPTRSEGMKLEKNNPAPLPVAGFTELIFS comes from the exons ATGAGGGTTTGTTTTGGTGTTAAAACTCAGCAGCTGATCAGAAGAGTCTTCAGTCATCatgtcaatcaatcaacaacag GGCGATGGCGAGCAGCGGGGACCAGACTCTTCTGCAGTCCTCCAACAGGTGAGGAGAAACCCCGACACTCCATGCTGCGACACCTGacctccaaaataaaagccacaGGTCCGATTCCGGTGGCGGAGTACATGAGAGAGGTGCTCACCAACCCAGTGACG GGTTATTATGTGAAGAACGACATGCTGGGACCTGATGGAGATTTCATCACGTCTCCAGAAATCAGCCAGATCTTTGGAGAG CTGCTCGGCGTGTGGATCATCAGCGAGTGGATGGGAGCGGGTCGACCCAAACAGCTGCAGCTGGTCGAGCTCGGACCTGGAAAAGGATCTCTGGCCAGCGACGTCCTCCGA GTGTTCAGTCAGCTGATGTCCGTGATGGGCGGAGCCTCGGTGTCTCTCCACCTGGTCGAGGTGAGTCCGGCTCTGAGTCGTCTTCAGGCCCAGATTCTAACCGGGGACCGTAGCCGGGAGGCGGACGCCGAGGATGAGCCGGTGTACCGCCGCGGGGAAACCGCCGGCGGGCTGCCGGTGTCCTGGTACCGCCGCTTAGAGGACGTCCCCACAG gATTCAGCATCTTTCTCGCTCACGAGTTCTTTGACGCGCTGCCGATCCACAAGTTTCAG aggacTCAGAAAGGCTGGAGGGAGGTGATGGTGGACATCGACCCAGAGAAACAGGACCAGCTGAGGTTCGTCGTGTTGCCGTCTCCCACGCTGGCCTCGTCCACGCTCGTCCAG GCGGATGAAAGGCGAGGTCACGTGGAGGTGTGTGCAGACGGCGGTGTCGTCGTCCAGCAGCTCGCCCGACGGATCCAGGAGGTCGGCGGCGCGGCGCTGATCGCCGACTACGGCCACGACGGAACCAAGACGGACACGTTCAGA GGTTTTAAAAGTCACCGGCTCCACGACGTCCTGTCCTCCCCCGGCTCGGCCGACCTCACCGCCGACGTGGATTTCAGCTACCTGCGGAGGATGGCCGGAGGGGGCGTGGCCTGTCTGGGACCCGTCACTCAGAGGACGTTCCTGAAGAACATGGGCATCGACTCCCGGATGCAG GTCCTGCTGAGGAACTGCAGCGACGAGTCCACCAGGAAGCAGCTGATCGGCAGCTACGACATGCTGACCGACGCCGACAAGATGGGCGAGCGCTTCCATTTCTTCGGCCTGCTGCACCCGAGCCGGCTGGCCCAACCCACCAGATCAGAGGGGATGAAGCTGGAGAAGAACAATCCGGCGCCGCTGCCCGTGGCCGGATTCACCGAGCTCATCTTCTCCTGA